A stretch of the Acomys russatus chromosome 23, mAcoRus1.1, whole genome shotgun sequence genome encodes the following:
- the Psma5 gene encoding proteasome subunit alpha type-5 — translation MEPSSIEKIVEIDAHIGCAMSGLIADAKTLIDKARVETQNHWFTYNETMTVESVTQAVSNLALQFGEEDADPGAMSRPFGVALLFGGVDEKGPQLFHMDPSGTFVQCDARAIGSASEGAQSSLQEVYHKSMTLKEAIKSSLIILKQVMEEKLNATNIELATVQPGQNFHMFTKEELEEVIKDI, via the exons ATGGAGCCTAGCAGCATCGAGAAAATTGTAGAGATTGATGCTCATATAG GTTGTGCCATGAGTGGGCTAATTGCTGATGCTAAAACTTTAATTGATAAAGCCAGAGTGGAGACACAG AACCACTGGTTCACCTATAATGAGACAATGACGGTGGAGAGTGTGACCCAGGCTGTGTCCAATCTGGCTTTGCAGTTTGGAGAGGAAGATGCAGATCCAGGTGCCATG TCTCGTCCTTTTGGAGTAGCATTGTTATTCGGAGGAGTTGATGAGAAAGGACCCCAGCT GTTTCACATGGACCCATCTGGGACCTTTGTACAGTGTGATGCTCGAGCAATTGGCTCTGCTTCAGAGGGTGCCCAGAGCTCCTTGCAAGAAGTGTACCACAAG TCTATGACACTGAAAGAAGCTATTAAGTCTTCACTCATCATCCTCAAGCAAGTCATGGAGGAGAAGCTGAATGCAACTAACATAGAG CTAGCTACGGTGCAGCCTGGTCAGAATTTCCACATGTTCACAAAGGAAGAACTGGAGGAGGTGATCAAAGACATTTAA